A region of Vespula vulgaris chromosome 1, iyVesVulg1.1, whole genome shotgun sequence DNA encodes the following proteins:
- the LOC127064936 gene encoding golgin subfamily B member 1-like isoform X1 has translation MKCFMILLFVQFIMWGEFEEPPGTMEEGPPETLEAKETCKQNKNQLESLKEIMLKNKQSLKKKEEEVQEYASRLSKIKSRTKLSKRSKEGASTSRDLEQSSEIDTSIKDISQATTPKAKSSLLQRMLVENRKVFEQRNKEITETKRAVEEKVEAIRQQLDEKDLAMIELQKDQTITPEISIPESSYIQEKDNKIIELNNKISELQAVIIDLQENLKEKDSVIDSKTKAITLMSADLSKKGKTTLDTLEDTKDEMRTMQEHFVLLESSLKQKNDNLLQQLHERDDTISELDGTIKRYENELVEQKLAEIASSDSLRSTLDTLTDTKSAMKSMQENFILIESSLKMKNDNLLQQLQDYEIKLAEANEKIFQLESGKGIVRTPSVEDLQYNLNKLKENNRQLQDEKYELQKSIADMQNKIIASKSMHGNGAIMEKDNRIAELENLIEELKSSNDLLEEESKTELQKQLAELSVKNEDYSNRIMELEKLVHNLEVEKNDIASQLPSELSVQKENEKIQKLTKELDELNRNMIKMKAQHKSKIKGLQKQLENFKMVSDTNAELVRLGNQVTLLEEEKGNLQLSLVDFDELKASAGDWQERIADLESRVSMQTDEIQKNIDAIAMLENQKLDLIQELHSVKQKISGLEAEVADAENHRVTAEMKVVDLEEQLESVHKITENKLETSPNVSELLQKIETLQQENTELSSKLTKLEEKGTSDAGSTESFETIHEVDKNELLKKVEDLTQRNDELTLKLAKLEERNSSHAGSTESFEAINDVDKNELLKKIDQLTQENNDLIVKLSRNDEKGSSDTGSTESFERIPEHNENTAKIELLTQENNDLVIKMTKLEEKLLHLENSHSEIIESNDILQIRKNELDMQNESLLHANNDLSTELTKLKLQISDMEGENTNLQERIKALTTENNDLVIQCTKLEERLSAIQEKQSNGTQRAERCVDNEDQMSILLLEKNNLEKELTILQEKLVEQTNNIALHEIETNDTKLRMNKLLEENHEMITKMQQLEEINQHLVDDLNKTTQEKEELRNKIEFTDEHGKKKEEEKGISAGLQESVEESDSNQQTNVSAVLQDESVIIASLEKEITHCKELITEQTNLIEEMKLKLSSKEEELEIKTKQILDSEASEKEKETLRNELKEMSETIEEWKYKYASVEEKMNALEVSKVSIENGFSMLQEENKQLIEKIEQKDIAKNILKEELESTIATLETNLEKDRTSISMKEDEIVNLKETLESKNEELHNKYLQIQNEMIAIDNLQDELNGYKIDIQQKDLRIASISQELEKVNDALRLKEDEAYSLEKKNSELYEKLRESIPRKEYDKLLEELRDNEILVNNMQSKIDERMKEKNELLAQFESISQQNQDIQYQLVEKHDELKNVLMVKEELDARFNEMERIKTDAENRIMDLTNFSQNNLKFIDELKSELKDTNKMMEQLKVKHVQDIEMHNQRFEDTIEELNAKIQECESLKTELLEKEKLISQNSEETRITLEAKVANLEQELVDSENKKQAQLEKMKKIVATLKRKTAMCQEFEARIAELEERWTSEKDEKEAKNKKNQEVESSMREKDNKIADLEEKLSKSKNETTDSLEHVERLTNEIAIMKDKMFLLVNQISELEDEIDKLHGRITQYSTDIETEKLAKQSIIEEYESYKKDILQKYDQQQLILEETKENARELSVRMQVMETEYVEHLGLIKHLQAENGLLMSKQIQINEKLENAEKESEDRQLLIEELQKKIVPSVDVVTQTSEDELRQDTRPIVQQCDHCEQCQTIVQALEAKLQEREAEIENLDNELANSIGNFVQMRESLRFSDMMNQSGMRNRTMEDLYNDLLYQYNTLLANNEEIKAKLEYMVKENEEIVEKSKTLETLNATLQEKILATDKGAMQDEKYDDLLKKYNEREKELQDLQEKTEAVENEMKRSVETLQCEITLLKSEKEELLEKYKLLNDQKEALEHELEHLKTVNNENNQRLIELQSELDKLNQKNTTIEEANLTVTKSSDLDDIKAEEKYTVPQLFDASKIFGPQYNVDEQKETAKLQDLVNNKDMECLALKKEIDSLQKQMNEDKAQVLLSRNAYEEELKVSQERSQTMQIEIDNLQRVIEDKVEQIGLLNDEINNVHSRMQSQFNQQENLDTQIEELKTAKDNEIQSLQVELNTTKDILTSLSVQCEEQSNLIDMYKLQISNLEQETRESMNNDSTLDLQHRLTEITKERDTLQLQMNDLARSLEELKQQNIILEGVKEKELTKGLIQDLETTSKNENELQKATSESSELAGIQTSVPVTEQSTNLSVDDSNEKFNTDEDTWGWNADDVQVADDHHYTQISIIPSPEIQLRTKIDEMEKKLEDLEEEKAKLMEENKASQIRSGKMVKKLKEYKVQIEHLQQQLKSQKSMTGLCELDSAIEEELRSQITELEKNLKELNEEHKNTIIERESLLKRIDVIVSANERYMETKERQDMDIEVLRLENKDLANKIKSLEAISSEDNVTSEIELPSLESGRSAKQLPKRVGTEDGTSDVQKLCDKYKEELEVLRDDMETLATENEQLQHYLEEQKSRISTLERKLIAGEKNSQELDKLRERKEELQGLLEKLEEEKETLKKRFEERLSEISKETVQMEERIKEMSQRLEQSETKTNELQKREENILEEKSMMEERIREAKITEEKLFAVSESLTEVTELLNVRVQEVADLKQELQKQYVGRQDAEEKLQENIQSLAQELKEKKQELDDLRGAFSVKESELIQQKSVETVSFLVSEATQELVQKHAIDIEERNKEIRDLRDKLNALQITTDEYVSELSKRSTQEETVASLSLNLQDKVTLLETVKAELLNAKEEFQQRQLQWDKESQKHSLDTERYLSTIAQLEDRLRESENVSRKLQEQIASLSLFEQEIVDLRAALSEKEFVLSKFEEELERYKVSLNDKDAETKELRIELKNFDETKKDLRDSAGEIIRLTSEFEKMRISLEEAKGALREKESLLKMVEEKLDEKQTELDRLYSTDSIQNQQSSNTVDGLPLFRMGNDNEEMLRGTIEKIKVQLEDKQQEIEHLKYIIEENTYPKIIQDMQDSINLLYNEKAELENALEVAKKDLLEKQNQMESLIQRLDAQEKEDSTLLARERDKRSVQDHEEIVRLQNELHAKEQEINELKYVIAEKDSQLSQVNFDPTSDDYELRENLQSLTAELYAKDQEIRQLKSNIDKLQNEISRLKTFEMVSEETRDMIERLTSEKEAIRLESEELLERKLVEKESEIDAIKQRLSTENEELLGKLRSRDQDVENLKRQLETWSVEWDETLRHKDEELEKAKLNLQEKEKLISEFTFTKEAEIQNLTIQINEKNIRIEELIELSEKDEKELVELRQYVEEKEVEIRELTNRLEGKVKEYEMIQRALKKDFSVGETQKIQEGQELERTTLNTSDILEEKEDSKYSNELDLALYMLHQRDVRCEELTHELMQLLEERDTLQLRLSNAIRINEELRKISSSDSSPKKDVPASSETMDEPLVEHPSPSKSDGPVEIAKEAIDAPIEEDKAALSLKLSQLHTVGHTKDVRLRDERELRHTQQMSLLAHKDVLSTLPPEAAAKLVNANYTLSRDVQSQSSVLLNWLWGKSTPKVMHM, from the exons gaATATGCTAGTAGactatcaaaaattaaatctaGAACTAAGCTGTCAAAACGCAGTAAAGAGGGGGCTTCAACGTCTAGAGATTTGGAACAATCATCTGAGATTGATACCAGTATAAAGGATATTAGTCAAGCAACAACACCTAAAGCTAAATCTTCTTTGCTTCAAAGAATGTTGGTTGAGAATAGAAAAGTATTTGAACAacgtaataaagaaataacagaAACGAAGCGAGctgtagaagaaaaagtggaGGCTATAAGACAACAATTGGATGAAAAAGATTTAGCAATGATAGAATTGCAGAAGGATCAAACTATAACACCTGaa ATATCAATACCAGAGTCTAGTTACATTCAGGAgaaggataataaaataatagagcTCAACAATAAAATTTCTGAGTTACAAGCAGTTATCATTGATCTccaagaaaatttgaaagaaaaggattcgGTTATAGATTCTAAAACTAAAGCTATTACACTTATGTCAGCTGATCTTTCTAAAAAGGGAAAGACAACATTAGATACGCTTGAAGATACGAAAGATGAAATGCGAACCATGCAAGAACACTTTGTTTTATTAGAATCAtcattgaaacaaaaaaatgataatcttCTTCAGCAACTTCATGAAAGGGATGATACAATATCAGAATTGGATGGTACGATTAAAAG ATATGAAAATGAACTGGTTGAACAAAAGTTAGCTGAAATAGCAAGCTCTGATTCATTACGTTCAACATTGGATACTTTGACAGATACAAAAAGTGCCATGAAATCTAtgcaagaaaattttattctcattGAGTCTTccttaaaaatgaaaaatgataactTACTTCAACAATTGCAagattatgaaattaaattagcAGAAGCtaatgaaaagatatttcaGTTGGAATCTGGCAAAGGGATAGTAAGAACTCCTTCGGTAGAAGATTTACAGTATAacttaaataaattgaaagaaaataatcgtcaATTGCAAGATGAGAAGTACGAACTTCAAAAGAGTATTGCTGAtatgcaaaataaaattattgcttCCAAATCTATGCATGGAAATGGTGCTATTATGGAGAAAGACAACAGGATAGCAGAACTTGAAAACTTGATAGAAGAACTTAAAAGTTCTAATGATTTGCTCGAAGAGGAATCTAAGACCGAATTACAAAAACAGCTTGCAGAATTATCTGTGAAAAATGAAGATTATTCTAATAGAATTATGGAGCTTGAAAAATTAGTGCACAATCTTGAAGtagaaaagaatgatattGCATCTCAGCTGCCATCTGAACTTTCagtgcaaaaagaaaatgaaaagattcaAAAACTTACAAAAGAATTAGAtgaattaaatagaaatatgattaaaatgaaaGCCCAGcacaaaagtaaaataaaaggcTTGCAAAAGCAACTGGAAAACTTTAAAATG GTGTCTGACACAAATGCAGAGCTTGTTAGGCTGGGAAATCAAGTTACTTTattggaggaggagaaaggtaACCTTCAGCTGAGTCTGGTAGACTTTGACGAGCTTAAAG CATCAGCAGGAGATTGGCAAGAACGCATAGCAGATCTTGAAAGCAGAGTATCCATGCAAACTGATGAGATACAGAAGAATATTGATGCCATAGCTATGTTAGAAAATCAGAAATTAGATCTTATCCAAG agCTACATTCAGTAAAACAAAAGATTTCTGGATTAGAGGCAGAAGTTGCAGATGCTGAGAATCACAGAGTAACTGCAGAAATGAAAGTAGTTGATTTAGAAGAACAATTAGAGAGTGTGCacaaaataacagaaaataaattagaaacatCACCTAATGTAAGTGAACTTCTTCAAAAGATAGAAACTTTACAGCAAGAGAATACAGAGCTATCAAGTAAGTTAACAAAATTGGAAGAGAAAGGTACTTCTGATGCGGGATCAACCGAGTCGTTTGAAACTATACACGAagttgataaaaatgaattattgaaaaaagtagaagatcTTACACAAAGAAATGACGAATTAACTTTAAAATTAGCAaaattggaagaaagaaatagttcACATGCTGGTTCTACAGAATCCTTTGAGGCTATAAATGATGTAGAtaagaatgaattattaaaaaagatcgatcagTTAACTCAGGAAAATAATGACCTAATAGTAAAACTAAGCAGGAATGATGAGAAAGGATCTTCTGATACTGGTTCTACAGAATCGTTCGAACGTATTCCAGAACATAATGAAAATACAGCAAAGATTGAGCTCCTTACTCAAGAGAACAATGACCTCGTGATAAAAATGACAAAGctagaagaaaaattacttcATCTTGAAAATAGTCATTCTGAAATAATTGAATCCAATGATATCTTACAAATTCGTAAAAATGAGCTTGATATGCAGAATGAATCTTTGTTACACGCGAATAATGATCTATCTACTGAATTAACGAAGTTAAAATTACAGATATCGGATATGGAAGGAGAAAATACTAATCTCCAAGAGAGAATCAAAGCACTTACTACCGAGAATAATGATCTAGTTATACAATGTACGAAGTTGGAAGAGCGTTTAAGTGCAATTCAGGAGAAACAATCCAATGGCACACAGAGAGCAGAGCGTTGCGTTGATAATGAAGATCAAAtgagtattttattattggagaaaaataatcttgaaaaagaactaacaattttacaagaaaaattagttgaacaaacaaataatatagCATTGCATGAAATAGAGACTAATGATACGAAATTAAGAATGAATAAGTTGTTAGAAGAAAATCATGAAATGATTACAAAAATGCAGCAGCTTGAAGAGATAAATCAACATTTAGTGGATGATTTAAACAAAACTactcaagaaaaagaagaactacGCAATAAGATTGAATTTACCGACGAACAtggcaagaaaaaagaggaagaaaaaggaattagtGCTGGTTTACAGGAATCTGTAGAAGAATCTGATAGTAATCAACAGACAAATGTATCTGCAGTATTGCAAGACGAATCAGTTATCATTGCatcattagaaaaagaaataacacaTTGTAAAGAATTAATAACGGAACAGACGAATCTTATAGAAGAAATGAAGTTGAAGTTATCcagcaaagaagaagaattagaaataaaaacaaaacaaatattgGATAGTGAAGcctctgaaaaagaaaaagaaactttaagGAACGAATTAAAGGAGATGTCGGAAACGATAGAAGAATGGAAATACAAGTATGCAAGTGTGGAGGAGAAGATGAATGCACTGGAAGTAAGTAAAGTATCTATCGAGAATGGCTTTAGTATGTTACAGGaggaaaataaacaattaattgaaaaaatagaacagaAAGATATagcgaaaaatatattaaaagaagaattagaaaGCACAATAGCAACGCTTGAAACGAACCTAGAAAAAGACAGGACAAGTATATCTATGAAAGAGGATGAAATAGTCAATTTGAAGGAAACATtagaaagtaaaaatgaagaattacataacaaatatttacaaatacagAATGAGATGATTGCCATAGATAATTTGCAAGATGAACTGAATGGTTATAAAATTGACATTCAACAGAAAGATCTTCGAATTGCTTCGATATCGCAGGAATTAGAAAAAGTGAACGATGCCTTAAGGTTGAAGGAAGATGAGGCCTATtctttggaaaagaaaaattctgaattatatgaaaaattaagagaGTCGATACCTCGTAAAgaatatgataaattattgGAGGAATTACGTGACAATGAAATACTTGTAAATAATATGCAAAGTAAAATTGACGAacgtatgaaagaaaaaaatgaattattggCGCAATTCGAAAGCATATCTCAACAGAATCAAGACATACAATACCAATTGGTGGAGAAACACGATGAACTTAAAAATGTTTTGATGGTTAAAGAAGAATTGGATGCACGGTTTAATGAAATGGAAAGAATTAAAACTGATGCAGAGAACAGAATCATGGATCTTACAAATTTTTCACAAAATAATCTTAAATTTATCGACGAATTAAAGTCCGAGTTAAAAGATACCAATAAGATGATGGAACAGTTAAAAGTTAAACACGTACAGGACATAGAAATGCATAATCAAAGATTCGAAGATACTATCGAAGAATTAAATGCTAAAATACAAGAATGTGAAAGCTTGAAAACTGAAttgttagagaaagaaaagcttaTTAGCCAAAATTCAGAAGAGACTAGAATTACTTTAGAGGCTAAGGTTGCGAACTTAGAACAGGAACTTGTTGattcagaaaataaaaaacaagcacaattggaaaaaatgaagaagatcGTTGCGACTTTAAAGAGGAAAACTGCCATGTGTCAAGAGTTCGAAGCAAGAATCGCGGAATTGGAAGAGAGATGGACAAgcgaaaaggatgaaaaagaagcaaaaaataagaaaaatcaggAAGTTGAGAGTTCTAtgcgagaaaaagataacaaaattgCTGATTTGGAGGAGAAGTTAAGTAAATCTAAAAACGAGACAACGGATTCTCTCGAGCATGTCGAAAGACTTACGAATGAAATCGCtattatgaaagataaaatgtttttacttGTTAATCAAATTAGTGAATTGGAAGACGAAATCGACAAATTGCATGGACGGATAACGCAATATTCCACCGatatagaaacagaaaaattagCTAAACAAAGTATTATCGAAGAATATGAATCTTACAAGAAAGATATTCTTCAGAAATACGATCAACAACAATTGAttctcgaagaaacgaaagaaaatgcaaGAGAGCTTAGCGTACGCATGCAAGTTATGGAAACGGAGTATGTAGAACACCTTGGATTGATAAAACATCTTCAAGCGGAGAATGGTTTATTAATGTCGAAACAGATACAGATCAATGAAAAATTGGAGAACGCAGAAAAAGAGTCTGAGGATCGACAATTGCTTATCGAAGaattgcaaaagaaaattgttccGTCTGTGGATGTGGTAACTCAAACTTCGGAGGATGAATTGAGACAGGATACGAGACCAATAGTGCAACAATGCGACCATTGCGAACAATGTCAAACCATAGTACAAGCATTAGAGGCTAAACTTCAAGAGCGAGAAGctgaaattgaaaatttagatAACGAATTAGCTAATTCTATTGGTAACTTTGTTCAAATGCGTGAATCTTTAAGATTTAGCGACATGATGAATCAATCTGGTATGAGAAATAGAACGATGGAAGATCTCTACAACGATCTTTTATATCagtataatacattattagcGAATAACGAGGAAATAAAAGCTAAATTAGAATACATGGtcaaagagaacgaagaaattgtagaaaagagtaaaactCTTGAAACTTTAAATGCAACATTGCAAGAGAAAATTCTTGCTACGGATAAAGGGGCAATGcaagatgaaaaatatgatgaCTTATTGAAAAAGTATAACGAACGTGAAAAGGAATTACAggatttacaagaaaaaacgGAAGCTGTagagaatgaaatgaaacgatcCGTAGAAACATTACAATGCGAGATAACTCTACTTAAGTCTGAAAAGGAAGAGCTCttagaaaagtataaattattgaacgaTCAAAAGGAAGCTTTGGAACATGAGTTGGAGCATCTTAAGACAGTGAATAATGAGAACAATCAAAGATTAATAGAATTACAATCAGAGTTGGATAAACTTAATCAAAAGAATACAACGATCGAAGAAGCTAATCTCACTGTCACAAAAAGTAGCGATTTAGACGATATCAAAGCCGAGGAAAAGTATACCGTTCCTCAATTATTTGATGCTTCTAAAATTTTCGGACCTCAGTATAACGTAGACGAACAAAAGGAAACAGCAAAATTACAGGATCTCGTAAATAACAAAGATATGGAATGTTTAgctcttaaaaaagaaattgatagtTTGCAGAAGCAGATGAACGAGGACAAGGCACAAGTGTTGCTAAGTCGTAATGCATACGAAGAAGAATTGAAAGTTTCCCAGGAACGTTCTCAGACAATGCAAATAGAAATAGACAATTTGCAACGCGTTATAGAGGATAAAGTTGAACAAATTGGATTGTTAAACGATGAGATAAACAACGTTCATTCGCGGATGCAGTCGCAATTTAATCAACAAGAAAATCTTGATACGCAAATTGAAGAATTAAAAACAGCGAAAGACAACGAGATTCAATCTTTGCAAGTGGAATTAAATACtacgaaagatattttaacaTCGTTATCTGTCCAATGCGAAGAACAAAGTAATTtaatagatatgtataaaCTGCAAATTAGTAATTTGGAACAAGAAACACGTGAATCTATGAACAACGACTCGACACTCGATTTGCAACATCGTTTAACAGAGATTACGAAGGAAAGGGATACATTGCAATTGCAAATGAACGACTTAGCTCGATCCTTGGAAGAAttaaaacaacaaaatattatcCTGGAGGGTGTCAAAGAAAAGGAGTTGACCAAAGGTCTTATACAAGATTTGGAAACAACTTCGAAAAATGAGAATGAATTACAAAAAGCAACATCTGAAAGCAGCGAGTTGGCAGGGATACAAACGTCGGTACCTGTTACAGAACAGAGTACAAATTTGAGTGTCGATGAttctaatgaaaaattcaatacCGACGAGGACACTTGGGGTTGGAATGCTGACGACGTACAAGTAGCGGACGATCATCATTATACCCAAATTTCGATAATTCCTAGTCCAGAAATACAATTGCGTACGAAGATCgatgaaatggaaaagaaattggaagatttagaagaagaaaaagcgaaattGATGGAAGAGAATAAAGCTTCACAGATAAGGAGTGGTAAAATggtgaaaaaattgaaagagtaTAAAGTTCAGATAGAACATTTGCAACAACAATTGAAGAGTCAAAAATCTATGACCGGTTTATGCGAATTAGATTCGGCCATCGAAGAAGAGTTAAGATCACAGATCACCGAATTAGAGAAAAACTTGAAAGAATTGAACGAGGAACATAAGAACACGATCATTGAAAGGGaaagtttattaaaacgtATCGATGTAATCGTATCGGCGAATGAAAGATACATGGAGACGAAAGAAAGGCAAGATATGGATATCGAAGTACTTAGATTAGAAAACAAAGATCTTGCTAACAAGATAAAGTCCTTGGAAGCAATATCTTCGGAAGACAATGTAACATCTGAAATCGAGCTTCCATCATTGGAATCTGGAAGGTCGGCTAAGCAACTTCCGAAAAGAGTTGGAACCGAAGATGGAACGTCGGACGTTCAGAAATTATGCGATAAATACAAGGAAGAATTAGAAGTGTTAAGAGATGACATGGAAACTCTTGCCACGGAAAACGAACAACTTCAACATTATTTGGAAGAACAAAAATCGAGGATATCGACgttggaaagaaaattgattgcTGGGGAAAAGAATAGCCAAGAATTGGATAAACTAcgggaaagaaaggaagaattgCAAGGTTTATTGGAAaagttagaagaagaaaaggaaactttgAAGAAACGATTCGAGGAACGTCTTAGTGAAATTTCTAAGGAGACCGTTCAAATGGAAGAACGAATAAAGGAAATGAGTCAACGATTAGAACAATCCGAAACAAAAACGAACGAGTtgcaaaaaagagaggagaacaTCCTCGAAGAGAAATCCATGATGGAAGAGAGGATACGCGAAGCTAAGATAACCGAAGAGAAACTTTTCGCTGTGTCAGAGTCtttgacagaagttacggagCTTTTGAACGTTCGAGTTCAAGAAGTAGCCGATTTAAAACAGGAACTTCAAAAACAATACGTAGGTCGTCAGGATGccgaagaaaaattacaagaaaatatacaaagtTTAGCTCAAGAattgaaggaaaagaaacaagaattgGATGATTTGCGAGGTGCTTTTAGCGTTAAGGAGAGCGAATTGATTCAACAGAAGAGCGTCGAAACCGTAAGTTTTCTCGTGAGCGAAGCAACGCAAGAACTCGTGCAAAAGCATGCGATCGAtatcgaagagagaaacaaagagatacGCGATCTTCGAGATAAATTAAACGCCTTACAAATAACCACGGACGAATATGTCTCTGAATTATCGAAGAGATCTACTCAAGAAGAAACTGTAGCGTCTTTGTCATTAAATCTTCAAGACAAAGTTACGCTCTTGGAAACTGTCAAGGCCGAATTGTTAAACGCGAAGGAAGAATTTCAACAACGTCAGTTGCAATGGGATAAAGAATCGCAAAAACATTCGTTGGATACCGAAAGGTATTTGTCGACGATCGCGCAGCTGGAAGATCGTTTGCGCGAATCCGAAAACGTTTCGAGAAAATTGCAGGAACAAATTGcgagtctttctctctttgaacAAGAAATCGTAGATTTGCGAGCAGCTTTATCGGAGAAGGAATTCGTTTTGAGTAAATTCGAAGAGGAATTGGAAAGGTATAAAGTGTCATTGAACGATAAGGACGCAGAAACGAAGGAGCTTCGaatcgaattgaaaaatttcgatgaaacgaaaaaagatttgCGCGATAGCGCGGGAGAGATAATTCGTTTAACTTCAGAGTTCGAAAAGATGCGTATATCTTTGGAAGAGGCAAAAGGAGCATTGAGAGAAAAGGAATCTTTGTTGAAAATGGTCGAAGAAAAACTCGACGAGAAACAAACGGAATTGGATAGACTTTACTCCACCGATTCTATCCAAAATCAACAAAGTTCCAATACAGTGGATGGTTTACCATTATTTAGAATGGGAAATGATAACGAAGAGATGCTTCGAGGTACGATAGAGAAGATCAAGGTTCAATTGGAAGACAAACAGCAAGAGATAGAAcacttgaaatatattatcgaaGAGAACACTTATCCTAAAATAATTCAGGATATGCAAGATAGTATTAATCTTCTTTACAACGAAAAGGCAGAATTGGAAAACGCTTTAGAAGTAGCCaagaaagatttattagagaaacaaaatcaaatgGAGAGTCTGATTCAGCGTTTAGACGCTCAAGAAAAGGAGGATTCGACGTTACttgccagagagagagataaaaggtCGGTTCAAGATCACGAGGAGATAGTCAGATTGCAGAACGAGTTGCATGCGAAGGAgcaagaaataaacgaattaaaatatgtcataGCCGAGAAGGATTCCCAATTGTCTCAGGTCAATTTTGATCCAACCTCGGATGATTACGAGTTACGTGAGAACTTGCAAAGCTTAACGGCAGAATTATACGCAAAAGATCAAGAGATACGGCAGTTGAAATCGAATATAGACAAATTGCAAAACGAGATCTCGCGTTTGAAGACATTCGAGATGGTCTCAGAGGAAACCAGAGACATGATTGAACGATTGACTTCGGAGAAGGAAGCGATTCGATTGGAAAGCGAAGAGCTTTTGGAAAGGAAGCTGGTGGAAAAGGAATCGGAAATTGATGCTATTAAGCAAAGATTATCGACGGAGAACGAAGAATTACTTGGTAAGCTTCGATCTAGGGATCAGGACGTAGAGAATCTTAAGAGACAATTAGAGACATGGTCGGTGGAATGGGACGAGACGTTACGTCATAAGGACGAAGAATTAGAAAAGGCAAAGTTGAATCTtcaagaaaaggagaaactcATTTCGGAATTTACCTTTACCAAGGAAGCAGAAATTCAAAACTTGACCATCcaaattaatgaaaagaatatacgTATCGAGGAACTCATTGAATTGTccgaaaaggacgaaaaagaaTTGGTCGAGTTAAGACAGtacgtcgaagaaaaagaagtcgaGATCAGAGAATTGACCAATCGATTGGAGGGTAAAGTGAAGGAATACGAAATGATCCAACGtgctttgaaaaaagatttctctgTTGGCGAAACGCAGAAGATTCAGGAAGGTCAAGAGCTTGAAAGGACTACCTTGAATACATCCGATATactggaagagaaagaagattcgaAATATTCGAACGAACTCGACCTCGCTCTTTACATGCTCCATCAAAGAGACGTCAGATGCGAGGAATTGACGCACGAATTGATGCAATTGCTTGAGGAACGTGATACCTTGCAATTGCGATTATCAAACGCTATTCGAATAAACGAGGAATTACGAAAAATATCTTCGTCCGATTCGAGTCCGAAAAAGGATGTTCCAGCTTCCTCGGAAACGATGGACGAACCGCTCGTCGAGCATCCTTCGCCATCGAAATCGGATGGTCCCGTTGAAATAGCCAAAGAAGCCATAGACGCACcgatagaagaagataaagcaGCTCTTTCTCTGAA GCTGTCGCAGTTACATACGGTTGGCCATACAAAGGATGTACGGTTAAGGGACGAAAGAGAATTGAGGCACACGCAACAAATGTCTTTACTAGCGCATAAAGATGTCCTAAGTACGCTACCTCCGGAAGCTGCTGCAAAACTTGTTAATGCGAACTATACGCTCT CACGAGACGTTCAGAGTCAGTCGAGCGTTCTCCTAAATTGGCTATGGGGAAAAAG CACACCGAAGGTGATGCACATGTGA